One genomic segment of Chelmon rostratus isolate fCheRos1 chromosome 22, fCheRos1.pri, whole genome shotgun sequence includes these proteins:
- the LOC121625490 gene encoding histone H4, protein MSGRGKGGKGLGKGGAKRHRKVLRDNIQGITKPAIRRLARRGGVKRISGLIYEETRGVLKVFLENVIRDAVTYTEHAKRKTVTAMDVVYALKRQGRTLYGFGG, encoded by the coding sequence ATGAGCGGCCGCGGAAAGGGAGGTAAGGGACTCGGTAAAGGAGGCGCCAAACGTCACCGCAAAGTCCTCCGAGACAATATCCAGGGCATCACCAAACCCGCCATCCGTCGCCTGGCCCGCCGCGGCGGCGTCAAGAGAATCTCCGGACTCATCTACGAGGAGACCCGCGGGGTGCTCAAGGTTTTCCTGGAGAACGTGATCCGGGACGCAGTCACCTACACCGAGCACGCCAAGAGGAAGACCGTCACCGCCATGGACGTGGTCTACGCCCTCAAGAGGCAGGGCCGCACCCTCTACGGCTTCGGCGGTTAA
- the LOC121625705 gene encoding histone H1-like: MAEVAPPAAPAAAAASAKPAKAGKSKSTKPRKKSGPGAKERILKAVAASRDRKGVSYVSLKKLLADGNYDVEHNASHIKRAIKSLVKDGTLVQTTGTGVSGSFKLSKTAAKPKKEAKKVKKPAAKKPATGTKKPATAKKPKVKTTPKKKPAAKKQSLKTKPKTKTPTKTAAKKSATPKKPSTKKPAAKKASKKPAAKKAPVKKPAAKKAKAKAPAKKAAKK; the protein is encoded by the coding sequence ATGGCAGAAGTCGCCCCACCCGCCGCCCCGGCCGCCGCGGCCGCCTCAGCCAAACCGGCCAAAGCCGGCAAGAGTAAAAGTACCAAGCCGAGGAAGAAGTCCGGTCCCGGCGCCAAAGAGCGCATCCTGAAGGCCGTGGCCGCCTCCAGAGACCGGAAAGGCGTCTCTTATGTTTCCTTGAAGAAGCTGCTGGCTGATGGAAACTACGACGTGGAGCACAACGCGTCCCACATCAAGCGCGCCATCAAGAGCCTGGTCAAGGACGGAACCCTCGTGCAGACCACCGGGACCGGAGTGTCCGGCTCCTTCAAACTCAGCAAGACCGCCGCGAAGCCCAAGAAGGAGGCAAAGAAGGTCAAGAAGCCAGCAGCCAAGAAGCCAGCGACCGGTACCAAGAAGCCAGCGACCGCAAAGAAGCCAAAAGTCAAGACCACACCCAAGAAGAAACCTGCAGCCAAGAAACAATCCCTGAAGACCAAGCCCAAGACCAAGACCCCGACGAAGACGGCAGCCAAGAAATCTGCCACCCCGAAGAAACCTTCCACCAAGAAACCTGCTGCCAAGAAGGCCTCCAAGAAACCTGCTGCCAAGAAAGCTCCTGTCAAGAAACCTGCTGCCAAAAAAGCCAAAGCTAAGGCCCCAGCAAAGAAAGCAGCGAAGAAGTGA